A region of Jannaschia sp. W003 DNA encodes the following proteins:
- a CDS encoding carbohydrate kinase — MILCAGEALIDMLPRETPEGTAFLPVPGGAVFNTAIALGRLGAPVAMFTGLSDDLFGARLADALAASNVEDRAARADRPTTLAFVTLTDGHAEYAFYDEGTAGRMLAESDLPDMSGISALFVGGISLAVEPCARAYEALALAHPNLPVMIDPNIRPGFIRDEAAFRARLDRLFGVAGIVKLSDEDMGWLGMTPEDVLARGVRVLCLTEGAKGVTAITPEARVSVPARRVEVVDTVGAGDTFNAGLMAGLHERGVLGAETIPEDALRGALELGAAAAAVTVSRAGANPPRRDEL; from the coding sequence GGCGGCGCCGTGTTCAACACCGCGATCGCGCTCGGCCGCCTCGGCGCCCCGGTCGCCATGTTCACCGGCCTCTCGGACGACCTGTTCGGCGCCCGCCTGGCGGACGCCCTCGCCGCCTCGAACGTCGAGGACCGGGCCGCGCGCGCCGACCGTCCCACCACGCTCGCCTTCGTCACCCTCACCGACGGCCACGCCGAGTACGCCTTCTACGACGAGGGCACGGCGGGCCGCATGCTGGCGGAATCCGACCTACCCGACATGTCCGGCATCTCCGCGCTGTTCGTCGGCGGCATCTCCCTCGCGGTGGAGCCCTGCGCGCGCGCCTACGAGGCGCTCGCCCTCGCCCACCCCAACCTCCCGGTGATGATCGACCCCAACATCCGCCCCGGCTTCATCCGCGACGAGGCCGCGTTCCGCGCCCGCCTCGACCGCCTGTTCGGCGTGGCCGGCATCGTGAAGCTGTCGGACGAGGACATGGGCTGGCTCGGCATGACGCCCGAGGACGTGCTCGCCCGCGGCGTGCGCGTGCTCTGCCTGACCGAGGGCGCCAAGGGCGTCACCGCGATCACGCCCGAAGCGCGCGTCTCGGTCCCGGCCCGCCGGGTCGAGGTCGTGGATACCGTGGGCGCGGGCGACACGTTCAACGCCGGCCTCATGGCCGGCCTCCACGAGCGCGGCGTGCTCGGCGCCGAGACGATCCCCGAGGACGCCCTGCGCGGGGCGCTGGAGCTCGGCGCCGCCGCCGCCGCTGTCACGGTCAGCCGCGCGGGCGCCAACCCGCCCCGCCGCGACGAGTTGTGA
- the dtd gene encoding D-aminoacyl-tRNA deacylase, with the protein MRALVQRVAEAFVTVDGEMVGRCGPGLLVLVCAMQGDAEANALDLAARTAKLRIFRDDEGRMNRSLLDIGGSALVVSQFTLAADTSRGNRPGFSAAAAPEDGERLYEAYAAALRDLGVAVETGRFGADMRVSLVNDGPVTIMLER; encoded by the coding sequence GTGAGGGCGCTGGTCCAGCGCGTCGCGGAAGCCTTCGTCACCGTCGACGGCGAGATGGTCGGACGCTGCGGCCCTGGCCTCCTCGTTCTGGTCTGCGCCATGCAGGGCGACGCCGAGGCCAACGCCCTCGACCTCGCCGCCCGCACCGCGAAGCTCCGCATCTTCCGCGACGACGAGGGGCGCATGAACCGCTCGCTCCTCGACATCGGGGGCAGCGCACTCGTCGTCTCGCAGTTCACGCTTGCCGCCGACACCTCGCGCGGCAACCGACCGGGTTTCTCGGCCGCCGCCGCGCCCGAGGACGGCGAGCGCCTCTACGAAGCCTATGCCGCAGCCCTCCGCGACCTCGGCGTCGCGGTCGAGACGGGCCGCTTCGGCGCCGACATGCGGGTCTCGCTGGTGAACGACGGCCCCGTGACGATCATGCTGGAGCGATGA
- the speD gene encoding adenosylmethionine decarboxylase, producing MIGRHLLLEHWGGRGLRDAALLERSMRAAAREAGAHILGAHFHPFEGGGVTGVLLLAESHVTVHTWPEHGYAALDLFMCGEAPVERAADVLDAMLAPERSERRTLARGYRNQASQPAS from the coding sequence ATGATCGGCCGCCACCTCCTCCTGGAGCACTGGGGCGGGCGGGGCCTTCGCGACGCCGCCCTGCTGGAGCGGTCCATGCGTGCCGCCGCCCGCGAGGCCGGCGCCCACATCCTCGGCGCCCACTTCCATCCGTTCGAGGGCGGTGGCGTCACCGGCGTCCTCCTGCTCGCCGAGAGCCACGTGACCGTGCACACCTGGCCCGAGCACGGCTATGCCGCCCTCGACCTCTTCATGTGCGGCGAGGCCCCGGTGGAGCGGGCGGCCGACGTTCTCGACGCCATGCTCGCCCCCGAGCGCTCCGAGCGACGGACGCTCGCCCGCGGCTACCGGAACCAGGCGTCCCAGCCCGCCTCGTAG
- a CDS encoding polyamine aminopropyltransferase codes for MLSATFVVAVAGLIYELIAATVSSYLLGDSVRQFSFVIGVFLASMGAGAWASRFVGDAVAGFVRAQVGLGLFGGTAAAVAFFAYSTTGAVAVPLYGALVMVGALSGMEIPLLARILGEIGAGRFRFENVLSVDYLGALLASLAFPVLIVPHLSLVAAGAAFGLLNLLVALGTLVLFRDRLGWADRGAWAGAMVAVAALLVLSGPVQGALDARLYEDEIVLAERSAHQRITVTRFRDRTRLFLDGAVQFDTADERRYHEFLVHPAMAAAPRRARVLILGGGDGMAAREVLRWGPDSVTLVDLDPDVTALFRGRDDLAALNDEALRDPRVEVVHADAFAWVQEPGDAFDVAILDLPDPRTLSLSRLYSAEFYRLLRRRMGAGGVIATQAGSPVFAPDAFWIVERTVGKAFDPAAYHAYVPSFGMWGFVLGLPEGMRLRQARYPEGLEVLTPEAFAAARVFDAATGPRGGPVNRLSSHPLVAAYEAGWDAWFR; via the coding sequence TTGCTGTCGGCGACCTTCGTCGTCGCCGTGGCGGGGCTGATCTACGAGCTGATCGCGGCCACCGTGTCGTCCTACCTGCTGGGCGACAGCGTGCGGCAGTTCTCGTTCGTGATCGGGGTGTTCCTGGCCTCGATGGGGGCGGGGGCCTGGGCGTCGCGCTTCGTGGGCGACGCCGTCGCGGGCTTCGTGCGGGCGCAGGTGGGGCTGGGGCTGTTCGGGGGCACGGCGGCGGCCGTGGCCTTCTTCGCCTATAGCACCACGGGCGCGGTGGCGGTGCCACTCTATGGGGCGCTGGTGATGGTGGGGGCGCTGTCGGGCATGGAGATCCCGCTGCTGGCGCGCATTCTGGGGGAGATCGGCGCGGGGCGGTTCCGGTTCGAGAACGTGCTGAGCGTCGACTACCTCGGCGCGCTGCTGGCCTCGCTGGCCTTTCCCGTCCTGATCGTGCCGCACCTGTCGCTGGTCGCCGCGGGCGCCGCCTTCGGGCTGCTGAACCTCCTCGTCGCACTGGGCACGCTGGTGCTGTTCCGGGATCGGCTAGGCTGGGCCGACCGGGGCGCGTGGGCGGGGGCGATGGTGGCGGTCGCGGCCCTGCTAGTGTTGTCGGGGCCGGTGCAGGGGGCGCTCGACGCGCGGCTGTACGAGGACGAGATCGTGTTGGCCGAACGGTCCGCGCACCAGCGCATCACCGTCACGCGGTTCCGGGACCGCACGCGGCTGTTCCTCGACGGCGCGGTCCAGTTCGACACCGCCGACGAGCGTCGTTACCACGAGTTCCTGGTCCACCCCGCCATGGCCGCCGCGCCGCGCCGCGCCCGCGTCCTGATCCTCGGCGGCGGCGACGGCATGGCCGCGCGCGAGGTGCTGCGGTGGGGGCCCGACTCGGTGACGCTGGTGGACCTCGACCCCGACGTCACCGCGCTGTTCCGCGGGCGCGACGACCTCGCGGCGCTGAACGACGAGGCCCTGCGCGATCCGCGGGTGGAGGTGGTCCACGCCGACGCGTTCGCCTGGGTGCAGGAGCCAGGCGACGCGTTCGACGTGGCGATCCTAGACCTGCCCGACCCGCGCACCCTGTCGCTGTCGCGCCTGTATTCCGCGGAGTTCTACCGCCTCCTGCGGCGGCGCATGGGGGCGGGCGGAGTGATCGCGACGCAGGCCGGCTCGCCGGTCTTCGCGCCGGACGCCTTCTGGATCGTGGAGCGGACCGTGGGCAAGGCGTTCGACCCCGCGGCCTACCACGCCTACGTGCCGAGCTTCGGCATGTGGGGCTTCGTGCTGGGCCTGCCCGAAGGGATGCGCCTGCGGCAGGCGCGTTATCCCGAGGGGCTGGAGGTGCTGACGCCGGAGGCCTTCGCCGCCGCCCGCGTGTTCGACGCCGCCACGGGGCCGCGCGGGGGGCCGGTGAACCGGCTGTCGTCGCACCCCCTCGTGGCGGCCTACGAGGCGGGCTGGGACGCCTGGTTCCGGTAG
- a CDS encoding DUF350 domain-containing protein, with protein MRAFEGILFSEIVSTIFYSFFGLFLLLASWWLIEAFTPFSLRKELEEDQNIAVGIVMGAMFIALAIIISAVIRA; from the coding sequence ATGCGCGCCTTCGAGGGCATCCTCTTCAGCGAGATCGTCTCGACGATCTTCTATTCGTTCTTCGGCCTGTTCCTGCTGCTCGCCTCGTGGTGGCTGATCGAGGCGTTCACCCCGTTCTCGCTGCGCAAGGAGCTGGAGGAGGACCAGAACATCGCCGTGGGCATCGTGATGGGCGCCATGTTCATCGCGCTGGCGATCATCATCTCGGCCGTCATCCGGGCGTGA